One window of Manihot esculenta cultivar AM560-2 chromosome 17, M.esculenta_v8, whole genome shotgun sequence genomic DNA carries:
- the LOC110605546 gene encoding bifunctional pinoresinol-lariciresinol reductase translates to MEKSKVLIVGGTGYLGKRLVKASLGLGHETYVLQRKEIGVDIEKVQMLLSFKEEGAHLVEASFDDQQSLVDAVKLVDVVICSISGVHIRSHQILLQLKLVDAIKQAPNVKRFLPSEFGTDPSRMGNAMEPGRITFDDKMVVRKAIEEAGIPYTYISANCFAGYFLGGLCQPGHIIPSRDHVSLLGDANQKAIYVDEDDISVYTIHTIDDPRTLNKTLYIRPPKNILSQREVVEIWENLIGKQLHKSSISKQEFLDSMKGQNYAEQVGLTHYYHVCYEGCLTNFEIGEQAEEATQLYPQVNYTTVEQYLRRYL, encoded by the exons ATGGAGAAAAGCAAGGTTTTGATAGTAGGAGGAACTGGGTACTTAGGAAAGAGATTGGTGAAGGCAAGTTTAGGTTTAGGACATGAAACTTATGTTCTACAAAGGAAAGAGATTGGTGTTGATATTGAGAAAGTGCAAATGTTACTGTCATTTAAGGAAGAAGGAGCTCATCTTGTGGAAGCTTCCTTTGATGATCAACAAAGCCTTGTAGATGCTGTTAAATTAGTTGATGTTGTCATTTGTTCTATTTCTGGTGTTCATATTAGAAGCCATCAAATCCTCCTCCAACTCAAGCTTgttgatgctatcaaacaagCTCCAAATGTCAAG AGATTTCTGCCGTCAGAATTTGGAACAGATCCATCAAGAATGGGGAATGCAATGGAACCAGGAAGAATAACATTTGATGATAAAATGGTGGTGAGAAAGGCAATTGAAGAAGCTGGAATTCCTTATACCTACATTTCTGCTAATTGCTTTGCTGGCTATTTTCTTGGAGGCCTTTGTCAACCTGGTCATATCATTCCTTCTAGAGATCATGTGTCTCTTCTTGGAGATGCCAATCAGAAGGCTATCTACGTTGATGAAGATGATATTTCCGTATACACTATTCACACCATAGACGATCCTCGTACTCTTAATAAGACTCTTTACATTAGACCTCCTAAGAATATTTTATCTCAGAGAGAAGTTGTTGAAATTTGGGAGAATTTGATTGGTAAACAACTTCACAAGTCCTCCATTTCCAAGCAAGAGTTCTTGGATTCTATGAAAG GTCAAAACTATGCAGAACAAGTGGGATTGACTCATTACTATCATGTTTGTTATGAGGGATGTCTTACAAATTTTGAGATAGGTGAGCAAGCCGAGGAAGCTACTCAGCTCTACCCTCAAGTCAACTACACCACCGTGGAACAGTACTTGAGACGCTATTTATAA